The sequence GTACAGGAGCGCTTCGACGGCGCTGAGCGCACTCAGCGTGGATTTGCCTCGTTCGACGCGCACGCTGTTCGCGATCGCCAGCAACGCCGACCATTGCGGCGCGCCCGCGCTCGTTCCGCCGACCACGAACCAGCCGCGCTGACCGCCGTATCCGTACGAATCGTATATCGCGAAGCCGGACGCGGGATCGCCGTCGTAGGCGACGTCCGGCACGCCGCGTGCGCCGGGCGTGTCGAACGGTATCCCGAAGCGCGTCTGATAAGGCGGCTCCGATTCGATCACGCTCTGGCCGCCGCCGCTTCCCGGCCATGCGGTTTCGCCGGCGTAGCGTCCGCTCGCGTCGGTGGCGATCGTCGTCGCGCCGACACCGAGTACGTACGGCGACGCGGCGGGATAGTCAACGGCGTTGCCGCCGTCGCCCGACGCGGCGACGAACGACACGCCGTTCGCGCTCATGAACAGCCCGTCGTACTGCGTTTCCGACAGGAATTCGCTGCCGCCCCAGCTCATCGACACGACCTTCGCGCCGACGCCTTTGGGCGGCGCGGCGACCGCGAGCGCCACGGCGCCCATCATGTCGCCGAATGCGTCGGATGCGGCTTCGATCAGCACGATTTTTGCGTCGGGCGCGATGGCGTGCGCCCACTGCACGTCGAGCGAGCTTTCCAGCGCCCAACCCGCATCCGCCGGCGGGCGGCTGCGGTCGGCGCTCGCGTAGACCTTGGCGAAGCATCTGTTCGCGGCGTTGCAGGGGGGGAGGGCGAATCGACGGCTGAACACGTCGAGATCGGCCTCGGCGGAAGGGTTGTCGAATGCGTCGATGATCGCGATGATCTGCTTGCCGCCCCGAAAATCACTCGGCAACTGATCGAAGCCGTAGAAGTGCCGGATCTGCGCCGGCGACATGCCGGCCGGGGCCGCAGCCGCGCGTCCTTGCGCGTGCAGATGGAACGGCGGGCGAACGAAGCCCTGAAGCGGCCGGCCGGCTTGCTGCGCGAATGGCGCCGCCGGCGAGAGCGCGAGCGCGGCCGATCCGGCGAGAATGCACATCGCGTGTCGCAACGTGTGTCGTTTCATGTCGTCCCTCCGACGTGAGCGATCCGGATGGCGCGGCCGACTTCCGATCGCCCGATCGGGAATCGGCCGCGCCTATCCTGCGTCGCGGTCGCGCCATTACAGCTTGGCGCTCGTGAACGTCAGGGCCGTTCCCGCGCCCGCGATCACCAGCCAGTTGGTCGGATCGGTCGTCACGACGGTGGCGCTTCCCCCGGTCACGACCGGCAACTGGAAGGCGTTCTTCGGCAGCAGCCACGTCACGTCCTGCAGGCTCGTCGGCTGGGAAGCGGCGAACGACCAGCTGCTGCCCGTGTCCGTCGCCGTCCACGTGACGAGCAAGCGCTTTCTGTCGAACTGGGTCAGCTGATCCATCGTGTACCACTTGTATTGCCCCGTCGCGATCAACGTGTTCGCATAGGTGAAGATCGTCGAGAGCACGCCCGGATACCACGACGCGCCGAGCGGATGCATGTAGATGAGCCGGGTCGTGCGGTTGGCCACGACGAAGTTCATCAGCGCTTCGTACCAGTTCGTGACGTCCGTCGTCGACACGCCGAACTCCTGGAATTCCTCGAAAGTCGCGTACTTGCCGAACGGCATCACCGGGAATGCCCAGATGCCGGGGTTCAACAGCGCGCCGTTCCGGTAGGCGCGCGTTTGCGCCATGCCGGTGTGGCCGGTGAAGTAGTAGCCCGAATAGCCGTTGCTTTCGAGCCAGGTGACGGCCCAGGTCGGCGTATTGCCTTCAGGCGCGGCCCATTCGACATCCGGCTTGCCGGTCACCGTCTGCACCGCCTGGTGATTCAGCACGAGGTATTGCTGGAACGTGCTCTGATCGGTCTCGCTGGCATTGGCGCCCCAGTAGTCGTGATCCCAGCCGCCGTGGCTGCCGATGTTGTGCCCCTTGCTCAACAGGTACGTCATCAGCTGCTTCGCCTGCGTGTTGTTGGTCAGATTGATGCCGAGCCCGTCGCCGATCGCCGCGTCGTCCGGGCCGGCCGTCACGACGATCGAGAACGGCCCGTTGTTCCAGATGCCGAGCGACTTCAGATACTGGGCCGGCTGAATCATCTCTTCCGCGCAGAAATGCCAGTTGAGCACCATGCCCGCTTGCGCCCTCGGTTCGAGCGACAGGTGCGGCATCGACAGCACGTTCGTCGTGAAGTAGTGCAGGAAGCCGTGCAGCGGCATGCCGTCGGTCTGCCCTTCGAGGTAGCTGAGCGGCATGTTCACGAACAGCACGCCGCCGCTGCCGTACGGGTTATAGCCGGCGACGAGGCCGAAGTTCGGCGAGGTCAGCAGGGCCGTGCCGCTGTACGTGCCCTGCGTGACGAAGCTCGGGTAAGTGAGGAAGCCGTACACGTAGCCCGAGATGCCTTCGAGCGTGTCGGTGGTCGCGGCGGGCGACGTCGTGGCGAGCGCGGTCGCGCCCGTCGTCTTCTTCGTCGACGAAGACGTGCTCTTGGTCGACGTTGCCGTGTACGTGCCCGCCTTGACTTGCTGGCCCTTGGAAATCCGGCCGAGATCCAGACTGATATTCGACGCGAGCCCGTTCTCAGTCTTGTAGTTGAAGTATGCGTTGTGGTTGTAGCCGGACAATCCGCCGGGGTTGGACGGGCTCGGTTGCAGGTACAGAACCTGGCCGGGCGACGCGGACACCGACACCAGCGCCGACGTCTTGACGGCGGTCGTCGTGGTGGAGCCGCTCGTCGACCACGCCATCGACTTTCCGGGCGGAATCTGCAGCGCGCGCAGCGTGCTTCCCATGCCGGTCACGGGGCCGAGCCCGATCATGTTGCCGCCGAGCGAGTCGTACAGCACGTAGCTCACGCCCACCATCGAGCTGAATCTCGACTGAGGAACGGGATAGAAGCCGGTCGACGTGAGCGCGCCGAAATCGTAGACCATCATCACGCGCCCGCCGTTGAGCGCGTAGTTCTGGATCGCCGTCACGAGCGCATCGGCCGCGACGGTGTGAACCTGATCGGGAAGGATGAGGCCTTGATACTGTTGCAACGACGCGCCGGCCTGTTCGAACTGGCTGTCGTAGATGATCGAGATCTGCAGGCCTTCCTCGGAAGCCGCGTCGAGCCACGCCGACACGCGCGGATCGGGCAGCGTGAAATTGTCCGGCAACAGCAGCAGCAACTGATTCGAAACTGCATGGGCCCGTCCGGGAAGAATCGCGAAGCATAGCGAAAGTAGGATCAGGCACGTCCTGAAGAACCGAAATGACTTGACCAACATGGTGCTCTCCGTCGGGATGGACGATTGGTGATTTCCAACATTCCGAGTACGCGCCTCGTCCTGATGAACTCGTCCGCGACGCGTGCGAAGCATCGACGGGGAGGAGGATTTTGAATGTTCGGACAACCGGCGCACTGTCAGCCCGTGGCGTCGAGACGAATCGGACATGCCCCGGCAGGGCTTCCGTGAGGAAGCGCCGGATGACACGTCGTTCTTGAATGCGCGTCGAGCCCGCCGTTGGCAGCGTGAGGAGACAAGCTAGCGGCGTGCCAAGCCGGTCGGACGCCGGACGTATCGGGGCGCGGGGCGCAAGCGGGCGGCCGCTCCATAGGGAAATCGACGAGAAACGTCGCAGCATTGATACGTGGCGCGTCCGGCGCGAGGCGTGCCGGATCGGGTGGACGACGCAGCCCAGCGGGCCAACGACGAGCCGATGCGGCGCGGCGGCGCGACGCGATGCCGGCGTGCCGCCGGTGCGGCGACGGACGCCGGCATCGTGTGACGAATGCGTCCGCGCTAACCGGAGGATCGGGCGACTACATTGAGGCCGCGCGCAGCGCGGTGAAAGTGACGAAAATGCTGCGGATGTGCAACGTCGGTTCGCGTCATTTCACCTTGAACGAATAGTCACCCTGTGTCCGGTGGCCGTCGGAGGCCACGGCCACCCAGTGGACGACGTATTTGCCGGGCGCCAGCGCGGGCAACGCGACGCTGATCGTCTTCGCGTCGTTCGGCGCGACGGTCGCCTTCGCGCGGCTCACCGGCTTGCCGGTCGCGTCGCTGACCGTCAGCGCGCTGAACGCGGGCTCGAGCGGTCCGTCGAACACGATCGTCACGTTCGCGGGCGGCGGCACTTCGGCGCCCGCCGACGGAGTTTGCGATTGCGGGAAGACATGCGCGAACGCCGCCGGCGAAGCGACGACGCCCGCGACGATCGCCGCCGCGGCGCACGCAGGGTGAATTGGGCGAATTACGGTCACGTTCATTCTCCTTTGCCGAAGAGCGGCTTGCCGAGCGAGTTGGGGAGCACGTCGTCCAGATAGAGATGGGCTTGCAGCAAGACTCCGACGCCTTTTCCGCTGGCGCGATTGACGGGAATCTGCGCCTCGACGCCGAATTGCCCCCAGCGATTCAGCCAGAGCAGGCCGGGGTTGACGGTGCCGGTCGTATGGCCGGCGCACGGTCCGCCGGTGCAGGTGTTCATCGGAAATTCGACGACCGGAATCAGGTTGCTGAACGGGGCTTTGAGCCCGACGTCCTGCACGAAGTTCTGCAGGTACGGCAAGCTGTACTGCAACGTCACGCCCCAGTTCAGCGAGTC comes from Burkholderia savannae and encodes:
- a CDS encoding S53 family peptidase gives rise to the protein MKRHTLRHAMCILAGSAALALSPAAPFAQQAGRPLQGFVRPPFHLHAQGRAAAAPAGMSPAQIRHFYGFDQLPSDFRGGKQIIAIIDAFDNPSAEADLDVFSRRFALPPCNAANRCFAKVYASADRSRPPADAGWALESSLDVQWAHAIAPDAKIVLIEAASDAFGDMMGAVALAVAAPPKGVGAKVVSMSWGGSEFLSETQYDGLFMSANGVSFVAASGDGGNAVDYPAASPYVLGVGATTIATDASGRYAGETAWPGSGGGQSVIESEPPYQTRFGIPFDTPGARGVPDVAYDGDPASGFAIYDSYGYGGQRGWFVVGGTSAGAPQWSALLAIANSVRVERGKSTLSALSAVEALLYGIASASYQTAFYDVTSGSNGTCGSLCDAMRGYDYVTGLGRPIAGSLVQALIDAP
- a CDS encoding polysaccharide deacetylase family protein, with protein sequence MLVKSFRFFRTCLILLSLCFAILPGRAHAVSNQLLLLLPDNFTLPDPRVSAWLDAASEEGLQISIIYDSQFEQAGASLQQYQGLILPDQVHTVAADALVTAIQNYALNGGRVMMVYDFGALTSTGFYPVPQSRFSSMVGVSYVLYDSLGGNMIGLGPVTGMGSTLRALQIPPGKSMAWSTSGSTTTTAVKTSALVSVSASPGQVLYLQPSPSNPGGLSGYNHNAYFNYKTENGLASNISLDLGRISKGQQVKAGTYTATSTKSTSSSTKKTTGATALATTSPAATTDTLEGISGYVYGFLTYPSFVTQGTYSGTALLTSPNFGLVAGYNPYGSGGVLFVNMPLSYLEGQTDGMPLHGFLHYFTTNVLSMPHLSLEPRAQAGMVLNWHFCAEEMIQPAQYLKSLGIWNNGPFSIVVTAGPDDAAIGDGLGINLTNNTQAKQLMTYLLSKGHNIGSHGGWDHDYWGANASETDQSTFQQYLVLNHQAVQTVTGKPDVEWAAPEGNTPTWAVTWLESNGYSGYYFTGHTGMAQTRAYRNGALLNPGIWAFPVMPFGKYATFEEFQEFGVSTTDVTNWYEALMNFVVANRTTRLIYMHPLGASWYPGVLSTIFTYANTLIATGQYKWYTMDQLTQFDRKRLLVTWTATDTGSSWSFAASQPTSLQDVTWLLPKNAFQLPVVTGGSATVVTTDPTNWLVIAGAGTALTFTSAKL
- a CDS encoding copper resistance protein CopC → MRPIHPACAAAAIVAGVVASPAAFAHVFPQSQTPSAGAEVPPPANVTIVFDGPLEPAFSALTVSDATGKPVSRAKATVAPNDAKTISVALPALAPGKYVVHWVAVASDGHRTQGDYSFKVK